A region from the Aegilops tauschii subsp. strangulata cultivar AL8/78 chromosome 5, Aet v6.0, whole genome shotgun sequence genome encodes:
- the LOC109766325 gene encoding B3 domain-containing protein Os01g0234100, which yields MWNEAEGSEHGVNSKDHLEVTAGDNSSTSSMMATTLFAREGGVCIDKHDVRSPYPGLGDVENFQVILHGSIINLPDGLRRRYYELCCSQKAVLHRNLLETNDILAEGMITKTSHMAECVMTPLHAAAATSSREVLLVWKKTLGALEVFGMDVAFLRRRVDDLLAIHAARASTVRVYSRRRWGL from the exons ATGTGGA ACGAGGCAGAAGGTTCAGAACATGGTGTCAATTCTAAAGATCATCTAGAGGTTACCGCTGGAGACAACAGCTCAACATCAAGCATGATGGCAACAACCTTGTTTGCGAGGGAAGGAGGAGTATGCATCGACAAACACGACGTGAGATCTCCATATCCAGGTCTCGGTGACGTGGAGAACTTCCAAGTCATCCTCCATGGCTCGATCATCAACCTCCCGGACGGCCTGCGCAGGAGGTACTATGAGCTCTGCTGTTCCCAGAAGGCGGTCCTCCACAGGAACCTGCTCGAGACAAACGATATCCTGGCTGAAGGGATGATCACGAAGACCAGCCACATGGCCGAGTGCGTCATGACCCCCTTgcatgctgctgctgctacttctTCTCGCGAGGTTCTCCTGGTGTGGAAGAAGACGCTGGGGGCATTGGAGGTTTTTGGAATGGACGTGGCCTTCTTGCGCAGACGCGTCGATGACCTTCTCGCCATCCACGCTGCCCGGGCATCGACGGTTCGAGTTTACAGCCGCCGCCGGTGGGGACTCTAA